The Styela clava chromosome 2, kaStyClav1.hap1.2, whole genome shotgun sequence genome contains a region encoding:
- the LOC120335822 gene encoding uncharacterized protein LOC120335822: MKEIEKLSLLDHITVKATELKNLNYQSLCSIVHNHKQRRKLWKKEKRRRKRFLAYLNRKICEKTSSNELEEIEDIPSSNDMPDGPLTNHSIICHLRQGVSDNIPDPNKLKGILLNTTSQPLIQNTDSIVENIGVLSEGVKTPKVCDIKITVSMQLSESNTSREEEQCSDNVSNVSEQPEKIVNGKELERPENEKNEINDLLSLLDDEVEKWQNPMAPDDVKAPAIIEPEKSLLEEIKPIDDNRPICNFFLKVGVCRFGDRCSRKHPDIDISDTLLFPNMFQTFAFDMEERNRVRHDAGDIMLEYSEQDLQEEFIDFYEDIKPECDQVGKVLQLLVCSNRSKHICGNVYVQYENENIAKNCFDKMFGRFYNGKQIFCRFVSILSWSSAICGIHQRRGSCQRGGQCNFLHVFKIGEKKFSHRNRLSKYNNNHNRTYIPYGKSRKRSHSHDKGTRRHFYSRSRSRSYSSESDKEAKRRKRKYSKDSNDDRYPSTKHHHRQRESSPVRKDYKKRSSSRRRDYHNRNTRSPDKNNVNDYNAKSSVIDIQNHNDSHKSPDNKIKKSKSKHKKAKNKKKKSKKKKKKKHKDSDDE; this comes from the coding sequence ATGAAGGAGATTGAAAAACTATCCCTGTTGGATCACATTACAGTGAAAGCAACTGagctgaaaaatttgaattatcaaAGCTTGTGCAGTATTGTTCATAATCATAAACAGCGTCGCAAATTATGGAAAAAAGAAAAGAGACGAAGAAAAAGATTTCTTGCATATttaaacagaaaaatatgtgaaaaaacGTCTTCAAATGAATTGGAAGAAATTGAAGATATTCCTAGCAGTAATGATATGCCAGATGGTCCACTGACAAATCATTCAATTATTTGTCATCTGCGGCAGGGTGTTTCAGACAATATACCAGATCCAAATAAGCTAAAGGGAATATTACTCAATACCACATCACAGCCTCTGATACAGAATACCGATTCCATAGTAGAAAATATTGGCGTATTATCAGAAGGAGTGAaaactcccaaagtatgtgacaTAAAAATTACGGTTTCAATGCAATTGTCCGAATCGAACACTTCTCGGGAGGAAGAGCAATGTTCTGATAATGTTTCAAACGTATCGGAACAACCTGAGAAAATAGTTAATGGAAAAGAATTGGAACGGCCGGAAAATGAAAAGAATGAAATTAATGATCTTTTATCTCTTTTAGATGATGAGGTAGAAAAATGGCAGAATCCCATGGCTCCTGATGATGTTAAAGCACCAGCCATAATAGAACCTGAAAAGTCGTTGTTGGAAGAGATAAAACCAATAGATGACAATCGTCCTATTTGTAATTTCTTTTTAAAAGTTGGTGTATGCCGCTTTGGAGATAGATGCAGCCGTAAGCATCCTGATATTGACATCTCCGACACATTACTGTTCCcaaatatgtttcaaacttTCGCTTTTGATATGGAAGAAAGAAACCGAGTTCGACATGATGCAGGTGACATCATGCTTGAATATTCTGAACAAGATTTGCAGgaagaatttattgatttttacgAAGATATCAAACCCGAATGTGATCAAGTTGGTAAAGTATTGCAATTGCTTGTTTGTAGCAATCGAAGTAAGCATATTTGTGGTAATGTTTACGTGCaatatgaaaatgaaaacaTTGCAAAAAACTGTTTTGATAAAATGTTTGGAAGATTTTATAATGGAAAACAAATATTCTGTAGATTTGTGTCAATTTTATCATGGTCAAGTGCCATATGTGGAATTCATCAGAGAAGGGGTTCATGTCAACGTGGGGGGCAATGCAACTTCTTACATGTGTTCAAAAttggtgaaaaaaaattttcacataGAAATAGGCTTTCAAAGTATAATAACAATCACAATCGTACTTATATACCGTATGGTAAGAGCAGGAAACGAAGTCATTCTCATGATAAAGGAACAAGGAGACATTTTTACAGTAGAAGTCGATCTCGGTCATATTCTTCTGAATCAGACAAGGAAGCAAAGCgtagaaaaagaaaatattccAAGGATTCTAATGATGATAGATATCCTTCAACCAAACATCATCATCGGCAACGTGAATCATCACCAGTGAGGAAAGATTATAAAAAGCGTTCATCTTCAAGACGGAGAGATTATCATAATAGAAACACAAGGTCACCTGATAAAAATAATGTCAATGATTATAATGCAAAATCTTCTGTAATTGATATTCAAAACCATAACGATTCTCACAAATCACCTGATAACAAGATCAagaaatcaaaatcaaaacataaaaaggctaaaaataaaaagaagaaatcaaagaaaaagaaaaagaaaaagcacAAAGACTCTGATGATGAATAA
- the LOC120331038 gene encoding uncharacterized protein LOC120331038 isoform X1: protein MTAKCACNCAMPSDSKSMKYYSTHPLQIFGHILCPMTMDWKIHLLQFPLSRNHTLCHFKHLNVSMRTMPKTDRIFVKSRRLLQERLDWRIMSSVITNLLARSFNCAGRDG, encoded by the exons ATGACTGCCAAATGTGCATGCAACTGTGCAATGCCCAGCGACTCTAAAAGCATGAAGTATTATTCGACACatcctttacaaatatttggacatattttgt GCCCCATGACAATGGACTGGAAAATTCACCTGCTTCAATTCCCTCTTTCACGCAATCATACACTGTGTCATTTCAAGCATCTCAATGTTTCAATGCGGACAATGCCCAAAAcag ataggatatttgtcaagtctcggagGTTGCTCCAAGAAAGACTGGATTGGAGAATCATGAGCTCagttataacaaatttactcgcCCGCTCTTTCAACTGTGCAGGACGCGATGGATAA
- the LOC120331038 gene encoding uncharacterized protein LOC120331038 isoform X2, translating into MAKVEIVVTVPHDNGLENSPASIPSFTQSYTVSFQASQCFNADNAQNRDQAMLQSSPWQNCWDRR; encoded by the exons ATGGCGAAAGTAGAGATAGTTGTAACCGT GCCCCATGACAATGGACTGGAAAATTCACCTGCTTCAATTCCCTCTTTCACGCAATCATACACTGTGTCATTTCAAGCATCTCAATGTTTCAATGCGGACAATGCCCAAAAcag agatcaagccatgctccaatccagtccatggcaaaattgttgggacaggcggtag
- the LOC120335821 gene encoding alpha-N-acetylglucosaminidase-like encodes MQTMYVNLVLISILISTTFGNDVKLLDPLVHLHNVKSYTTVGEQTTAVQELLKRIIGDRSKDFQVDVNLTTSSGNDIVIITNPSVGKIKISGTSGVAVAFGFNHYLKYYCNKSITWAEDNLFDLPDPLPSLKSGKLELNAGVKYRYYQNVCTVSYSSVWWNWTRWEREIDWMALNGVNLPLAFTGQEAIWRRVYKQFGCTDQDLANHFAGPAFLAWGRMGNVDGWGGPLPTSWIENQLALQHKILTRMRSIGIIPVLPGFAGHIPEAITKLYKVNATRLSSWSHFNCTYSCTYLLEPTDPLFLKIGKMFIEEQIKEYNGTNHIYNADMFNEMTPRSSDTTYLSETSAAVFNAMKATDKDAIWLMQGWLFRNTAFWKPDQEKALLTGVPLGKMIVLDLFSESSPEYAPTHSYYGQPFIWCMLHNFGGNTGFYGKIDTINKGPAAALSFMNSTMIGTGLTPEGINQNYIIYDLMLEVGYFIIPRNITDWVNRFVVRRYASDNLHLQHAWSQLAATIYNDTTPGYPTKRTIRGPIVDRPTTNLPEFPRWYDQKSLLTIWDEFMMGLEDVAPIPTVKYDAVDITRQMLQYYHFDAQYALITAFNNKDEAGVNHAAHILLDVIDYMDEILTTEQHFLMGKWVEDARNMGTNDAEKDLYEYNARNQVTLWGPAGEIHDYASKEWGSLMKYYYKPRWSLFVDRVKECVRTGSHFNHGKFSQDVFNQVEQPFTMDQTLMPYDPIGNPIAVAQKIYKIYRGQGFLNNKPK; translated from the exons ATGCAAACTATGTATGTTAATCTAGTGTTGATAAGTATTTTAATCAGCACCACATTTGGCAATGATGTGAAATTGCTAGATCCTCTGGTGCATCTTCATAATGTCAAGAGTTATACAACTGTTGGAGAACAAACAACTGCTGTGCAAGAATTACTGAAAAGGATTATTGGAGATAGGAGCAAAGATTTTCAAGTTGATGTCAATTTAACAACAAGTTCAGGAAATGACATTGTTATA ATCACTAATCCTAGTGTTGGTAAAATTAAGATATCTGGAACAAGTGGAGTTGCTGTTGCTTTTGGATTCAACCattatcttaaatattattGCAA CAAGTCAATAACATGGGCCGAAGATAATTTATTTGATCTTCCTGATCCACTGCCATCTTTAAAATCAGGAAAATTGGAGTTAAATGCTGGAGTAAAATATAGATATTATCAGAATGTATGCACCGTCAGTTACTCTTCTGTATGGTGGAATTGGACAag ATGGGAGAGAGAAATAGATTGGATGGCTTTAAACGGCGTGAATCTTCCTTTGGCATTTACTGGACAAGAAGCAATATGGAGACGAGTTTATAAACAATTTGGTTGCACGGATCAAGATCTGGCAAACCATTTTGCTGGTCCTGCTTTCCTTGCATG GGGAAGGATGGGCAATGTTGATGGATGGGGAGGCCCCTTGCCAACATCTTGGATTGAGAACCAGTTGGCATTGCAGCATAAAATTCTTACAAGAATGAGATCTATTGGTATTATTCCTGTTCTACCAGGATTTGCTGGCCATATTCCTGAAGCAATCACTAAGCTGTATAAG gTTAATGCTACAAGACTGTCATCCTGGTCACATTTTAACTGCACATACTCATGTACTTACTTGCTGGAACCTACAGATCCTTTATTTCT GAAAATCGGGAAAATGTTTATTGAGGAGCAAATAAAAGAATATAATGGcacaaatcatatatataatgcTGATATGTTTAATGAAATGACACCAAGGTCTAGTGATACAACTTATCTATCTGAAACATCTGCTGCTGTGTTCAATGCAATGAAGGCTACAGATAAAGACGCTATTtg GTTAATGCAAGGATGGTTATTCAGGAATACTGCATTCTGGAAACCTGACCAAGAAAAAGCACTTTTAACTGGAGTTCCTCTG ggcaAAATGATTGTTCTTGACCTATTTTCTGAATCATCACCAGAATATGCACCAACACATTCATATTATGGTCAACCATTTATCTGGTGCATGCTACATAATTTTGGCGGCAATACTGGTTTTTATGGAAAGATAGATACCATAAATAAG GGTCCTGCTGCAGCACTTTCTTTTATGAACTCAACTATGATAGGAACAGGTTTAACTCCAGaaggaataaatcaaaattatataatatacgaTCTAATGTTGGAAGTTGGATATTTTATAATTCCAAGAAATATTACTGATTGGGTGAACCGATTTGTTGTACGAAG GTACGCTTCTGACAATTTACATCTTCAACATGCCTGGTCCCAATTGGCTGCTACCATATATAATGATACAACTCCTGGTTATCCAACAAAACGTACAATACGGGGTCCCATCGTCGACAGACCCACGACAAACTTACCAGAATTTCCGAGATGGTATGACCAGAAAAG tttgCTTACAATATGGGATGAGTTCATGATGGGTTTAGAAGATGTTGCTCCTATACCAACTGTTAAATATGATGCTGTTGATATAACAAGACAAATGTTGCAATACTATCACTTCGATGCTCAATATGCTTTGATAACA GCATTCAATAATAAAGATGAAGCTGGTGTGAATCACGCGGCACATATATTGCTAGATGTTATAGACTACATGGATGAAATATTAACAACAGAGCAACATTTTCTGATGGGAAAATGGGTCGAAGATGCTCGAAATATGGGAACAAATGATGCA GAGAAAGACCTGTATGAATACAATGCAAGAAATCAGGTAACATTGTGGGGTCCAGCTGGAGAAATCCATGATTACGCAAGTAAAGAGTGGGGATCATTGATGAAATATTATTACAA GCCTCGTTGGTCTTTATTTGTTGATCGTGTGAAAGAATGTGTACGAACTGGATCACATTTCAATCATGGAAAATTTTCTCAGGATGTTTTTAATCAAGTCGAACAACCTTTCACTATGGATCAAACATTGATGCCATATGATCCCATAG GTAATCCAATAGCTGTGGCACAGAAAATTTATAAGATATATCGAGGGCAAGGTTTCTTGAACAACAAACCGAAATGA